A part of Paramisgurnus dabryanus chromosome 15, PD_genome_1.1, whole genome shotgun sequence genomic DNA contains:
- the LOC135782769 gene encoding uncharacterized protein, producing MILLFSFFLLLIKTLCVFSWLAGKCVVFNDVEELNPPTYCEGKTNTAFCSLVTDIKEDLRGLPSNLLNLCIQMDHDKKYIGVLAPGSFSRFSSLEYLEIYGCFTKISFESLTGFLNLTSLNLSFFAESCCDAAVDFSGLPSLKSLRLSKYSLSLMAPNVFDTIPQLERLNMNNMCLKDLSEVLCRLNHLKSLSVFFLIDEYLKSLQFPNCSIYNSSNSNISTVYNIEEVHLRLALVEHIDEGALNVFGSLYELTWFNDFTSDILRDLSMIGVNKIYWLNFYVDVLNIHELCYAAKLYSIKSVSVHYRTVNLTAMSTNISEGCKEIVDITLKRETISKMVNPLDVDLIFQIFSNLSIFSAIQNVFRSNDFKSLCLSNPQLVKQLSIMMLNSNDIGKIIFQQFMCFINLESFELIKCNISSIEDFAFIGLDNLKDLNLFGNKLSYIYQDTFSGLYELMVLNLQENPIIQIQSNSFGHLINLYTLLLGDLNLTPNISKVTLHFSDIFGRIPYNLSNVFISSGLRPMQLIIGNATLNQSLDLRIKGQYVTVEDCDSPLLTSVVKLQINAEYIICGKEFIGKYVKSVVNLEFISWFSDNIGDLSVINQLVHLKTLRLENIDLSKQPNVPIMFHNLTKLQTLMLINCKVFFLDGSLTKDLKALTGLVFMPQNNVIILQSFVEHLTSLELLYLAGLGLQCSCDDAWLISWVKGNRQVQVVMKMPIMEELQCSTDNGVDHLNFVHYTEENCSFDIEFVLFISTSVFLYLFIFVVLSYQLAGQYIMPFYYIASGWFREALRMDAKRQYRYDVFVSYSSKDERWVMEKLLPNLEQRGPPFLRLCLHGRDFQLGQDIVENITDSIYASRRTLCLVSRNYLRSTWCSLEMRLGTYRLQVEQRDILILVFLEKIPSRLLSYHHRLARLVKTRTYLDWPMDPEMHEEFWDRLWCKLSSD from the coding sequence ATGATTCTTCTGTTTTCCTTCTTCCTATTGCTTATTAAGACTTTGTGTGTATTTTCTTGGCTTGCTGGGAAATGTGTCGTGTTCAATGATGTGGAAGAATTGAACCCTCCTACATACTGTGAAGGAAAAACAAACACTGCCTTCTGCAGTCTTGTCACTGATATTAAAGAGGACCTCCGCGGACTTCCATCAAATTTACTGAACCTCTGCATTCAGATGGATCATGATAAGAAGTATATTGGTGTCTTGGCTCCAGGCTCATTTTCACGCTTCTCTTCTCTGGAATACCTTGAAATCTATGGATGTTTTACCAAGATCTCTTTTGAAAGTTTAACCGGATTTTTAAATTTAACTTCATTAAATTTGTCTTTCTTTGCAGAAAGCTGTTGTGATGCAGCTGTTGATTTTAGTGGCCTTCCTTCACTGAAAAGTTTGCGTCTTTCAAAATATAGTTTGTCATTAATGGCACCAAATGTTTTTGATACAATTCCTCAGTTAGAGAGATTGAACATGAATAATATGTGTTTGAAAGATTTATCTGAGGTTTTGTGTCGTCTGAATCATTTAAAATCGCTAAGTGTGTTTTTCCTCATTGATGAATATTTAAAGAGTCTTCAGTTTCCAAACTGCTCCATTTACAACTCCTCTAACAGTAACATATCTACTGTATACAATATTGAAGAGGTACATTTGCGTTTGGCATTAGTAGAGCACATAGATGAAGGGGCTTTGAACGTTTTTGGAAGCTTATATGAACTGACATGGTTTAATGATTTTACATCAGATATCCTCAGAGATCTTTCTATGATTGGAGTAAATAAAATCTATTGGTTGAATTTCTATGTGGATGTACTGAACATTCATGAGTTGTGTTACGCAGCAAAGTTATATTCTATTAAATCTGTATCTGTTCATTACCGGACTGTTAACTTGACAGCTATGTCGACAAATATCTCTGAAGGCTGTAAGGAGATTGTAGACATTACTCTAAAACGAGAGACAATATCTAAAATGGTAAACCCTTTAGATGTAGATTTGATTTTTCAGATTTTTAGCAACCTCTCAATATTTAGTGCAATTCAAAATGTGTTCAGATCAAATGATTTTAAATCTCTTTGTTTGTCCAATCCACAGTTAGTCAAACAGCTGTCTATTATGATGCTAAACTCAAATGACATAGGTAAGATAATTTTTCAGCAGTTTATGTGTTTCATAAATCTTGAAAGTtttgaattaattaaatgcaataTTTCCAGCATAGAAGATTTTGCTTTTATTGGATTAGACAATCTGAAAGATTTAAATCTCTTTGGCAACAAGTTATCGTACATATATCAAGACACATTCAGTGGTCTATATGAACTGATGGTCCTAAATCTTCAAGAAAACCCAATAATTCAAATTCAATCAAATTCATTTGGACATCTTATTAACCTTTACACACTTCTTCTGGGAGATCTAAATTTAACACCAAACATTTCAAAGGTCACACTGCATTTCTCTGATATATTTGGACGCATCCCGTATAATCTGAGTAATGTGTTTATTAGTTCAGGCTTGAGACCAATGCAGTTGATTATTGGAAATGCTACACTGAATCAGAGTCTTGATCTCCGAATCAAAGGTCAATATGTGACAGTGGAGGATTGTGACAGTCCACTCTTGACATCTGTAGTCAAACTTCAAATAAATGCAGAATATATCATCTGTGGAAAGGAGTTTATTGGGAAATATGTTAAATCAGTTGTTAATCTGGAGTTCATATCATGGTTTTCAGACAACATCGGTGACTTATCAGTAATAAATCAGCTTGTTCATTTAAAAACCTTAAGGCTGGAAAACATTGATTTGTCAAAACAGCCAAATGTGCCAATAATGTTTCACAATTTGACCAAATTACAAACCCTGATGTTGAtaaactgcaaagttttcttttTGGATGGAAGTCTGACAAAGGACCTAAAGGCACTGACCGGTTTAGTGTTTATGCCACAAAATAATGTGATAATTCTTCAAAGCTTTGTTGAACATCTCACTAGTTTAGAGTTGCTCTATCTCGCTGGGTTGGGATTGCAATGCAGTTGTGATGACGCCTGGCTGATCTCATGGGTGAAGGGCAACAGGCAGGTACAGGTTGTTATGAAAATGCCCATCATGGAGGAACTGCAGTGTTCAACTGATAATGGAGTTGACCATCTGAACTTTGTTCATTACACCGAGGAGAACTGTTCATTTGATATTGAATTCGTGCTCTTCATCTCaacttcagtttttttatatttgtttatttttgtagtGTTGTCATATCAGCTTGCAGGACAATACATAATGCCGTTCTATTACATTGCCAGTGGATGGTTCAGAGAGGCTTTGCGTATGGATGCCAAGCGCCAGTACCGCTACGATGTTTTTGTTTCCTACAGCAGTAAGGATGAGCGCTGGGTCATGGAAAAACTTCTTCCTAACTTAGAGCAGCGTGGACCTCCATTCTTGCGTCTCTGTTTGCACGGTCGTGACTTTCAGTTGGGTCAAGACATTGTGGAAAACATCACAGACAGCATTTATGCAAGCCGCCGAACTCTTTGCCTTGTCAGTCGTAACTACCTCCGCAGCACCTGGTGTTCTTTGGAGATGCGGTTGGGCACCTACCGACTCCAGGTAGAACAGAGGGACATTCTTATCCTGGTCTTCTTAGAAAAAATCCCATCTCGCTTGCTATCCTACCATCACAGGTTGGCCAGGCTGGTCAAAACTAGAACCTATCTGGACTGGCCAATGGACCCTGAGATGCATGAGGAATTCTGGGACAGGTTGTGGTGCAAACTAAGCTCTGATTAA